The genomic window CCcagccggggggcgcgggggtggGACGCCTGGGTTGCTGGGGCCGGTTCAGCTGCAGCTCGCAGGGCTCCTTGCAAGGACTTTGCAACAGCCTGGCCTGGCACAAGCTagaggggaaaccgaggcacagaatGGGGCCCAAGCGCTGGGGATGGGGGCTAGCCCTGGCCCCGTGCACACGGGGCTTGCACGGAGCCCTCGTGCAAGGCTGCCCTTGTGCAAGGCCCCGTGCGGCCGCTGGGCAGCAGTGCCCTCCTGCAGCCGCGGCGCACGGCTAACACCTCACTTGCTCCATGCCCTCGCTAACCGGGGTGCCCCCGGGGCCGGATGCGGGTGCTCAAACCCCCTCGCCAGGGCTGGCAGGACAGCAGCATCGGAgcaggcacccaggggtgctcgcTGCAAGGTTGGAGGGGCCCAGCTCAGCCACGGGGAGAGCGGGGGGCTCTGCAGACCCCAACAGCTTTTGGGTGCCGCTTCCTCGGCGTTGGGCGACAGCGTGGCACGGAGCAGGGTGCCGGGGGCCCATCCTGCTCCATCGCAGCCCCTgcgcagccccgggccccccgcgcGGCAGGAAGGCCTCGGGGTGGGAACCGCTTTCCGAGCCACTTGCAGGCTCCCGGAGGAAGCGAGGCAGGAAGCGGGGCTGGCCGCAGCCCAGCAGCGCCGGAGCCTCCAGCCACAGGAGGGACGCCGAGGACGTGGCACTCGCGGACGGAGGCGTCACCGTGAGCCAGCGCCGGGCCCCCCTCATGACGCCAGCGGGGCAGCAGGATGCAACCCCGAGGAGGCAAACAGCAGAGCGGGGACCGCGCAGCCTGGCACCAGCAACCTCCACCCCGCTCCCGTGTTTGCAGTAGGGAGCCAGCGCGCTGCAGGGCTGCGCGTGCATTCACGTTTGCACTAGGGatgcagcaagctgcagggctgcGCGTGCATTCACGTTTGCACTAGGGATGCGACGAGCTGCAGGGCTGCGCGTGCATTCACGCTTGCAGCAGGGAGCCGGCGCGCTGCAGGGCTGCCCACGCGCCCAGGAGCTGGCACCACAGCACGAGCCCCACTTCCCCCCCTGCGCCAGGGTGCAAAGGGGCAGGCGACCCCCGTGCACCAGCCCTGTGCTTAACAGCTGCTTTTCCTGCCTTTGGGGGGCAAAACAGCCCCCAAAACCCAGAGACCAGGGAGGGGGGCACAGCCCCACACGGGGCAGCAAAGAGGGAAAGTCAGGGGGGATGAGGGAGCCCAGAGCCCCTGCCGGGGGGGCCGAGGCCCTActccagccccctgccccagggaaggaccTGGTGCCACCAGGGCCAGCCCGCCCCCATGTCCCTTCCCTGCCACCCCGGATGAGTCGCAGCCACAAGCGGGTGCAAAAAGTCTCTGTATTAGGgcgaaggggggggggagcgccggaccCCCGCAGCCGGGCAGCGCTGCTGGCGCGGGAGGAAGGGGGAGTTTTCCTGAGATAAAACAGCGGCTtttccaggggggaaaaaagaaaagtccgCGGCCGGGCCGAGCAGCGGTCCCACCGCCCGGCGCGATCGCCCCGACGCGGGCCGAGCCGGCAGCCGTCCCCGGTTGGGGGGGGACGAGGGTGCACCCCGAGCCCCGGCAGCAGGGCTCAGCAGCccttgcaataaataaataaataggccgggcggccgggcgccctagagctggctctcctcctcctccagcgaGCGGTTCAGTCCCGGGATGAACTTGAGCAGGCGCCGGCGGAAGCTGCTGCGTTTGCCCttgcgggggggcaggggggcggccgcgccgtcCCCGGGGGTCCCGCGCAGGCTGGCGCTGCGGGCCaaggccggcccggccccggcatCGCCGTCGCCCTCCGGCGTGTCGAAGACGCACGTCTGGTAGAGCGAGTCGTCGCTGCCGGCGCTGAGCCggggcgagccgccgccgccgggcagccccgcgccccgcagGCACCAGCGCAGCGCCTCCAGCGTGGCGTAGATGCTGGGGTCCTTGGCCACCACGCCTGGCCGaggtcggggggggggacacacacacaggCGTCAGGGGGCTGCTGGTGGCCCCCCCTCGGCTGccacccgctccccccccccggcgccccccactCACCGCGCACCAGCCGCTGCTCCTGCACCATCAGCGAGCGGTACTCGCCCCACTTCTCGTAGAGGGTTTGCTGCGAGCGGGAGAGGATGCTGCGGAGGGGACCCCGTGCAttggggacggggcggcgggggggggggaaccctgcatcccaccccccccacccccggtatcccccccgctcccgcctcacCTTCAGGTATTGCAGCCGGGCTTCCAGCTCGGCCCGCCGCACCGCGGTCCCGTAGAGCGTGTCGAGCCTGCGGGGCAGAGCCCGTGAGCGTGGGCTggcggcgggacggggacggggacaggacaggtgtccccccccccccccaaaaccatctCACCTGAGCAGGTCGCCGGAGCCCTTGATGATGTCCACGATCTCCCGGTGCCGGACGCCCTCCACGTTCAGCCCGTTCACCCCCGTGATGGTGTCACCTGCCCCagcgagcggccgccgccggcagggaCGAGGCTCAGCTCCCGCGGACCAgtggccccggacgcctgggtcccccccctgctcccccgggACGGACGGACGCGCTCACCGGCttggagccccgcggcggcggccgggctgccgtCGTGCACCCGGCACACGAAGGTGAACATCTCCACGCTGTTCTTCTCCTGGTGGTGCAGCCCGTAGGTCTGAAAGGAGCAGCCGGGTGAGGGGCGCCGGGtggtccccccccctccccaaattgcACCCCGCGGCACCAGACGGCCGCAGCCCCCGaccggggcgcgcggcggccgcgaGGCTTCGGGAACCACGCAGCTTCGCCGGCGTTAAAAATAAACCCTGGCT from Struthio camelus isolate bStrCam1 chromosome 28, bStrCam1.hap1, whole genome shotgun sequence includes these protein-coding regions:
- the TAMALIN gene encoding protein TAMALIN → MTLRRRRRLLPEEEAAAAAPPGPVPPPDVYRALAAAGGTLPRVRKGAGCRRRSPGESPQERRRVVTLEKKAEEAFGFEIQTYGLHHQEKNSVEMFTFVCRVHDGSPAAAAGLQAGDTITGVNGLNVEGVRHREIVDIIKGSGDLLRLDTLYGTAVRRAELEARLQYLKQTLYEKWGEYRSLMVQEQRLVRGVVAKDPSIYATLEALRWCLRGAGLPGGGGSPRLSAGSDDSLYQTCVFDTPEGDGDAGAGPALARSASLRGTPGDGAAAPLPPRKGKRSSFRRRLLKFIPGLNRSLEEEESQL